One Skermanella pratensis genomic window, GGTGCTTGAGCTGATGGCCGCGCGCGACGATCTCGGCCAGGATCTGGTCGCGGTAGTCGAGCATCTCGATCAACTCGGCGCGCAACGGCTCCGGGACCGGCGTCGGGCGGGGACGGGTGGCCTCGCCGAAGGCCTGGAGCATCCGGGCGTCGACCCGGTCGGTCTTCGCCAGCTGGCCGGTCGAGCGGGCGAAGTCACGCGCCCACTTGGGATTGACGACGGCGACCGGCACATCGGCCCGGGCCAGGGCGTGGTGCAGTTCGCGCTCGCAGCCGCCCGACGCTTCCATCATGACCAGCACCTCGTCGCCGCCCGCGCGCAGCGCGCCCAGCACCGTCGCGAGGGCGGTGTGGCCCTCGGCCGTGTTGGGAAGGCGCCACGCGCCGCGGCCCGGCACGCCGCAGGTGTCAAGATAGGCTTTGGAGGCATCGATCCCGATGCAGTAGGATTGGCAAGACATGGTGAACTCGTCCTTGTCTGCGGCGTCCGGCCAAAAGCACGGCGCCTGGCAACTGTGCGAGAAACGCCGAGGGCTCGGGGCAGGCACTCTGCTACGTGCGGTGCCTAACCTTGGTTGGGCTCAGTGTCCTGACCCCGTGAACCGGGTGCTCCTGACGGGGCACCCGGTTCCCCCCGACAAAACCTCTATACAACGTCACCAAAAGACAAGGTTGGGCCGCGGCCCAACGCATCGGTCCGGCTGTCCCGGCTTGGTCAACTTGGTCGGGGACTACTCTGGCCTGGCTTCCAGACCGTGCAGGGTGACCACCAAGGCGAAGGCGACGCGCGGGACCTGGATTGCGACCTCTCGCCGCAGGGCGACCCCGACCTGCCCGATCGGTATCCATCCGTGGGTCGACCGTCGTGCCGCCACCCGACATTGACGCCGATGGAAGCCGCCGGCGGGACCGTCAGAACGCTTCCTCCCGCGCCCTGGCGGGTTCGCCCGTGCCGGTCGCCTCCGCGACCCGCTCCTCCGGCACGAACAGGTAGTTGCAGTTGTCGGGATGGTAGGGAACGTCGTAATCGGTCGTTTCCAGCAATCCGGCGTCGGGCATCATTCGGAACGAGCGGTAGCCCCGGTCCGCGTTCTGGCGCAGCAGCCGCTCGACCGCGGCGGTGCGCCGGTCCCGGATGCCGGCCGCCAGCGGGCCGTCCCGGCCGATCGGATCGACCGTGTAGGGCAGGATCTCGATCAGGACGTAGGGGCGGTGGCGCCGCACGGTGCGCTCCAGGCCGTCCAGCACGTCGGCCTCGGCGCCCTCGACGTCGACCTTCAGGATGCCCACGTCGTCCAGGCCCAGTTCCTCGATCACGGCGTCCCCGACCCGCAGGGGGACGAGGCGCGCGTGGGGCTGCCAGTCCGGCGGCCAGAAGCCCTGGACCGTGGTGGCGCGGGGGTCGCCCGGATGCTCGCTGGTCATGGTGGCGAAGCGGTCGGCGTCCGACAGCCCGATCGGCAGGATCTTGAACGTGTCGAGCCGGTTGATCGAGATGAGCTGGTCGAGATAGTGCAGGCACAGGGGCTGCACCTCGAACCCGACATAGGCGCGCCCGCGGTCGTGGCGGGCGACCTTCAGCAGCGTCTGGCCGAAATTGGCGCCCACGTCGACGAAGCAGCCGGGGCGCAGGTCGAGCAGCCGCGCGATCATCCGTTCGACGATCGGTTCATGCCGGCTCAGGTTGCCCAGGCCCTGGCCGTCGATCACCGGGACCTTCAATCCCGCGGTATCGTCCGCGATGTCGAACCGGCAATGGTAGCGCAGGAAGGACGACGACAGGATCGCCAGCTTGACACGGTCGGCGAGGCTCTTCATTGCGGCATCCCATGGCATGTTTGCGTCACGCCGACCTGATAGCGAAGCCCGCCCCCGGCCGAAAGTCCGGAAAGGGTGTAGCGTGGATCGAAAGGGGTGTCGGCCAAGTAATTCCCAACCGGTCGGACACACCCTTGACGAAATCGGCGCGATGTTACGGAAGAACCGGTACGCCAGTCCGACCGGTCACGCTTAGCCCTTTAGTGGTTGCCCGTACAGACCGTTGAAATGCATCTGCTTAGATGATTGTTTTTCTATCGTTTTGGGGCGGGAACTCGGCAATTCGCCTAAAAAGCCGTCAGTTCTAAAAGGGGTAAGTGGGGTGGAGGAATGATCTCGCGCCGTTTTCGCGGTCGGCCGACGACTCTGGTGACGGCATTCGCGTCGGCGTTCCTGGCCGTGGCCGGCCTGACGGCCTGCTCGTCCGCCGACAACCCGCCGGCCCCCGGCACCGTCCAGGCCCAGCAGCCGACCACGCCGGATTATCGCATCGGGCCGCTCGACACGATCCAGATCTACGTGTGGCAGAGCCCGGAGTTTTCCGTGACCGTTCCGGTGCGTCCCGACGGCCGGATCTCGACCCCGCTGATCGAGGACCTGGAGGCGACGGGCAAGACGCCGACCCAGCTCGCCCGGGACGTCGAGGAGAAGCTGAAGGTCTATGTCCAGGACCCGCTGGTGACAGTGATCGTCAGCGGCTTCGCCGGCCCGTTCGACCAGCAGGTCCGGGTCGTCGGCGAGGCGACCCAGCCCCGCGCCATCCCTTACCGAGCCAACATGACGATGCTCGACGTCATGATCGAGGTCGGCGGCCTGACCGAGTTCGCCTCGGGCAACCGGGCGGTGCTGGCGCGCGGCGGCGGCACGAGTTCGGAGAAGACCACATTCAACGTGCGGCTGGACGACCTGCTGCGCGACGGCGACATCCGGGCCAACGTGCCGGTGCTGCCCGGCGATGTGATCATCATCCCGCAAAGCTGGTTCTAAAGCTGGTTCTGGGGCAGCCGGTGCCGGGGACTTCCCGCCCCGGAACGCCAGGACAAACCGGACGGTTCTCATGAATGACCTGACCTTCAACCTCAAAGACCTGCTGCGCCACTACGCTTCGGAGACGTGGGCGCGGCGCTGGTGGGTGGTCGGCATCGTCTGGCTGGTCAGCCTGGCCGGCTGGCTGGTCGTGGCCAAGCTCCCGGATAGCTACAGCGCAAGCTCGCGCGTCTATGTCGATACCCAGAGCCTGCTGAACCCGCTGATGAAGGGCATGACCGTCCGGCCCGACGTGGAGCAGCAGGTCGAGATCATGCGGCGCACGCTGATTTCCCGGCCCAACCTGGAGCAGCTGCTCCGGCTGACCGACCTGGACCTGACGGTCGACAGCGAGGGTGCCCGGGAGGCGCTGCTGACCAACCTGGAGCAGCGGATCAGGTTCTTCGGCGAAGGCCGTCAGATCTTCAGCATCCAGTTCGAGGACAGCGACCCGAGGCTGGCCCACTCGGTCGTGCAGTCGATCCTGCAGATCTTCGTCGAGCAGAATGTCGGCGACAACCGGCGCGACATCGAGCGGACCCGGCGTTTCGTCGACACCCAGATCGCCGATTACGAGAAGCGGCTGAGGGACTCGGAAGCCGCCGTGTCGGACTTCCGCCGGATCAACGCGGAGGAGCTGCGCTACAAGGACGTCATGAACAGCCGGCTCCAGACGGCCGAGTTCGACATCCGCCAGCTGGAGAACCAGCTCCAGTCGACGACCTGGCAGCGCGACCAGCTGCGCGCGCAGCTCGCCGCGACGCCGGAGACGCTGGCCGCGGCCGACGCGGCCCAGGCCGCGGCCGCCTTGGAGGCGACGCCGGCCGGCCAGCGGCTGGAGCAGCTCCGCCAGCAGCTCAGCGACATGCGGCTGCGCTATACCGACCAGAACCCGTCGGTCGCCAACCTGCGCCGCATGATCCAGCAGGCCGAGGCGGACGTCCGACGGCAATCCGCCTCCAGCACGGTCGCCAACCCGATGCGCCAGCAGCTCGAAACCGAGATCCAGCGCCTGGACTCCGAGATCGGCGGCCTGAACCGCCGCATCGAGCTGCGCAACGGCGAGCTGGCCCAGTTGCGCAACCGGCAGAACGAGGTCCCCGCGGTCGAACTGCAGCTCGCTCAGATGAACCGCGACTACGGCGTGCTCCGGCAGAACTACGAGCAGCTGATCGAACGGCGCGAGTCGATCCGGATGGCGGAACGGCTGGACAGCCAGACCACCAACGTCGATTTCCGCGTGGTCGATCCGCCGGTCGTGCCGAACCGGCCGAGCGGGCCGAACCGGATCCTGCTGTTCGGCGGCGTCCTGGCGGCGGCCTTCGCGGCGGCCCTGGGCGTCGTGTTCGTGCTGATCCAGCTGAAGGACAGCTTCACCAACGTCAATTCGCTTCGGGACACCTTCAACCTGCCCGTGCTGGGCAACGTCAGCATGGTCGAGTCGCCCCACCGCAGCCGCTGGCGGCTGCTGGAGGTGTCGGCCCTGGGCGGGTCGGTGGCGATGCTGCTGGTCGTGTTCGCCGGCCTGATGATGCTGTACCAGCCTGGAGCGCCGAAACCGACGCTGTCGGGCCTGGCCGGCGGCCTGTTCGAGCGTGGCGAGACCTGATTCCCGGCGGATGCCGCAAGACCGTTCGATCCCGGCGAAGCCGGGGGATGCCCGGAGAAGGGCTGTTACGAGAAGCTCCCAAGAAAAGCTCCACGAGGGCAAGGCGACGAACATGGATCTGATCCACAGAGCGGTGCAGCAGTCGAGCGCGGCCCGGCGCGGCAACATCGTCGAGCCGCCGGCGGTTGAACCGGCCCCGCGGCCGGCTCCGGCGGCGCCCCCGCCGTGGGAGGCCCGCGAGGCCGTCGAGATCGCGATCGATCCGGCCCGGCTGCGCGAGATGGGCATGATCAATCCGGGCGACCGCCGGTCGCGGCTGGCCGAGGAGATGCGGCTGCTCAAGCGGCGGCTGATCCAGAAGCTGAACCCGCTGGAAGCCGAAGCCGAGGGGCGCACCAACCTGGTGATGGTGACCAGCGCCGTTCCCGGCGAAGGCAAGAGCTTCATCTCGCTCAACCTGGCGCTCAGCTTCGTGGCCGACGAGCATTTCGACGTGCTGCTGATCGACGCCGACGCGATGCGGCCGAGCATCCTGCGCATGCTGGGGCTGCCGCCGTCGCGCGGGCTGTCCGACCTGCTGCTGGAGCCGGGCCTGGACCCGTCGGAGGTCCTGCTGCGCGACCAGCGGATGCGGCTGACCATCCTGCCGTCGGGCGGAGAGGTGCCGTCCGCCACCGATCTCTACAGCAGCCCCGCCATGAAGG contains:
- a CDS encoding FkbM family methyltransferase, translating into MKSLADRVKLAILSSSFLRYHCRFDIADDTAGLKVPVIDGQGLGNLSRHEPIVERMIARLLDLRPGCFVDVGANFGQTLLKVARHDRGRAYVGFEVQPLCLHYLDQLISINRLDTFKILPIGLSDADRFATMTSEHPGDPRATTVQGFWPPDWQPHARLVPLRVGDAVIEELGLDDVGILKVDVEGAEADVLDGLERTVRRHRPYVLIEILPYTVDPIGRDGPLAAGIRDRRTAAVERLLRQNADRGYRSFRMMPDAGLLETTDYDVPYHPDNCNYLFVPEERVAEATGTGEPARAREEAF
- a CDS encoding XrtA/PEP-CTERM system exopolysaccharide export protein, which codes for MTAFASAFLAVAGLTACSSADNPPAPGTVQAQQPTTPDYRIGPLDTIQIYVWQSPEFSVTVPVRPDGRISTPLIEDLEATGKTPTQLARDVEEKLKVYVQDPLVTVIVSGFAGPFDQQVRVVGEATQPRAIPYRANMTMLDVMIEVGGLTEFASGNRAVLARGGGTSSEKTTFNVRLDDLLRDGDIRANVPVLPGDVIIIPQSWF
- a CDS encoding XrtA system polysaccharide chain length determinant, whose protein sequence is MNDLTFNLKDLLRHYASETWARRWWVVGIVWLVSLAGWLVVAKLPDSYSASSRVYVDTQSLLNPLMKGMTVRPDVEQQVEIMRRTLISRPNLEQLLRLTDLDLTVDSEGAREALLTNLEQRIRFFGEGRQIFSIQFEDSDPRLAHSVVQSILQIFVEQNVGDNRRDIERTRRFVDTQIADYEKRLRDSEAAVSDFRRINAEELRYKDVMNSRLQTAEFDIRQLENQLQSTTWQRDQLRAQLAATPETLAAADAAQAAAALEATPAGQRLEQLRQQLSDMRLRYTDQNPSVANLRRMIQQAEADVRRQSASSTVANPMRQQLETEIQRLDSEIGGLNRRIELRNGELAQLRNRQNEVPAVELQLAQMNRDYGVLRQNYEQLIERRESIRMAERLDSQTTNVDFRVVDPPVVPNRPSGPNRILLFGGVLAAAFAAALGVVFVLIQLKDSFTNVNSLRDTFNLPVLGNVSMVESPHRSRWRLLEVSALGGSVAMLLVVFAGLMMLYQPGAPKPTLSGLAGGLFERGET
- a CDS encoding P-loop NTPase, with translation MDLIHRAVQQSSAARRGNIVEPPAVEPAPRPAPAAPPPWEAREAVEIAIDPARLREMGMINPGDRRSRLAEEMRLLKRRLIQKLNPLEAEAEGRTNLVMVTSAVPGEGKSFISLNLALSFVADEHFDVLLIDADAMRPSILRMLGLPPSRGLSDLLLEPGLDPSEVLLRDQRMRLTILPSGGEVPSATDLYSSPAMKELIDRLARSQRNRIVILDAPPVLATTEPVVLSHIVDQVLLVVEANRTAHSQVQHALDLLEPCDNVNLILNKSAAGKTSEHLGSYYSGYEKGRYGGRGYGKSGGSAGAAEEKA